The Citrifermentans bemidjiense Bem genome window below encodes:
- the sfsA gene encoding DNA/RNA nuclease SfsA: MKLPQPLFQGTLIRRYQRFLADVELDDGTVVTAHTPNTGSMMGCACPGNRVLLSKSASLTRKYPHSWELVQADGTWVGINTQLPNLLAREAILDGTISELSGYQQIRGEVPYGSGSRIDLLLSGEQGLCYVETKNVTLVEDGVALFPDAVSARGQKHLRELMEMVRQGHRAVNLFIVQRADGAALAPADAIDPVYGRLLREAAQNGVEILAYRAEVTRTEVRLERALPVLL; the protein is encoded by the coding sequence ATGAAACTGCCGCAGCCGCTTTTCCAGGGGACCCTGATCCGACGCTACCAGCGCTTTTTGGCGGACGTCGAGCTGGATGACGGGACCGTGGTCACCGCCCACACCCCCAACACCGGGAGCATGATGGGGTGCGCCTGCCCCGGCAACCGGGTCCTCCTCTCCAAAAGCGCGAGCCTCACCAGGAAATACCCGCACAGCTGGGAGCTGGTGCAGGCCGACGGGACCTGGGTCGGGATCAACACCCAACTCCCCAACCTCCTCGCCAGGGAGGCGATCCTGGACGGGACCATTTCAGAGCTCTCCGGGTACCAGCAGATCCGCGGCGAGGTCCCCTACGGCAGCGGCAGCCGGATCGACCTTCTGCTCTCCGGGGAGCAGGGGCTTTGCTACGTGGAGACCAAGAACGTCACCCTGGTCGAGGACGGCGTCGCCCTCTTCCCCGACGCGGTGAGCGCCCGGGGGCAAAAGCACCTGAGGGAGCTCATGGAGATGGTGCGCCAGGGACACCGGGCCGTTAACCTCTTCATCGTGCAGCGTGCAGACGGCGCGGCCCTTGCCCCTGCCGACGCCATCGACCCCGTCTACGGGCGGCTCTTGAGAGAGGCGGCGCAAAACGGGGTTGAAATTCTCGCCTACCGCGCCGAGGTGACCCGGACCGAGGTGCGCCTGGAACGCGCGCTGCCTGTGCTGCTCTAA
- a CDS encoding ATP-binding protein, whose amino-acid sequence MITKPSKTLYLSIESRLADVALVGHAVRGVCACSPLKEEAYGEMEVCVVEALNNAITHAYRKEEGYRVDTAITLHHDRISFAISDCGKAIEQYAPRSLEFDPEVIGSIPENGMGLFIIETIMDEVSYSSNNGRNTLSFCRYFTQPQA is encoded by the coding sequence GTGATAACCAAACCGAGCAAAACCCTATACCTCAGCATCGAGAGCAGGCTTGCCGACGTGGCTCTGGTGGGACATGCAGTACGCGGCGTCTGCGCCTGCTCGCCCCTCAAAGAAGAAGCCTACGGCGAGATGGAGGTCTGCGTCGTCGAGGCACTCAACAACGCCATCACCCATGCCTACCGCAAAGAGGAAGGGTACCGGGTCGACACCGCCATCACCCTGCACCACGACCGCATCTCCTTCGCCATCTCAGACTGCGGCAAGGCGATCGAACAGTACGCCCCGAGGAGCCTGGAATTCGACCCCGAAGTCATCGGGTCCATTCCCGAAAACGGCATGGGGCTCTTCATCATCGAGACCATCATGGACGAGGTGAGCTACAGCTCCAATAACGGCAGGAACACCCTCTCCTTCTGCAGATACTTCACCCAACCCCAGGCCTAG
- a CDS encoding DEAD/DEAH box helicase — MELLANPLLRHLSQMPASGIYALADKVHLFNGFELCKRRPVTRVTWSGDGSVLTVEVSDAGTYQVSLTLAQGEFSSVCNCGTWSPGGRCPHLVASLATVKKALAPASFPMLQLPQDYLEQIRNQLLGVPALRMDELHHRQSGEARYALVLDLELGSPRLRLTHDLIPAALFDAALPPSIREFLRLMQSSALRGRCIEEFITRFRGRFPILYASAEGVVPLQFDHSSDRAVLLQLDLEGDEIAASFSLEDGSAPDPDSFVHQGYYFDLGRRLVQRVDDAGLVFYHSLFARVEEAMGVAPARHGSGFRFPAPLFNSLQLDLGESQQGKGGAALSISGVPEQPRLVQPRYRLDIVELADPVPVVAQGVTDGVIFGLSPVSFKFFSTRGRATLPQTLKAKKRVISVIRACFAALSAGSTAERERVVRQALDTPEFFKRGVRSEARAAVTSFCEAALAHGVVLQLSQQGEWLAVEVDGRQQGRLLQIACDFFGCEIFWQAERPGEMTLARKELMKNLSRFCDALSAEGFSLAIGGEELQAVSWSFTLDATRSSIDWFELRPEISCDGETVDDAELVRALQGGGIFRRGNEMVILDELSSNTLSLFGAATKREVVRVPRLQILDWITLRRSGVRILLSPEDERIFESLTRFESIPKRQAPARLLATLRNYQLEGYSWLAFLYEHRFGACLADDMGLGKTIQAIALLAGIAEGDIPCELPTGTPHLVVVPPTLIFNWENELQRFYPALKVGVYRGQGRSAEFAGLDLVLTSYGVVQRDIEQLREIPFNVIVFDEAQSVKNIHAETTGAVRRLSGRFKLTLTGTPVENHLGEYFSVMDLALPGLLGPYEQFRKEMGREGGDFMEKLIRRTHPFILRRSKDMIADELPPKVETDIYLEMSTRQKALYARTVAQVRETVALAYSSKSPGQARIIALTAILKLRQICLSSKLILPQAPDRSPKIDFLVDQLMELFAEGHSVLVFSQFTSFLDIVEQGLSQHGIGFSRLDGSTPVSRRKEMVQRFQESAEPGVFLLSLKAGGRGLNLTRASYVFHLDPWWNPAVESQASDRAHRIGQQRQVTITRLLMRHSIEEKMMELKKRKLKLYRALLEEAEHEGGNAISREDFEYLLG, encoded by the coding sequence ATGGAACTATTGGCTAACCCCCTGCTGCGGCATCTTTCCCAGATGCCGGCCTCAGGCATATACGCACTGGCGGACAAGGTGCACCTCTTCAACGGCTTCGAGCTGTGCAAGAGGAGGCCGGTTACCCGGGTCACCTGGAGCGGGGACGGCTCCGTCCTCACCGTGGAGGTCTCGGATGCCGGCACCTATCAGGTGTCGTTGACCTTGGCCCAGGGGGAGTTTTCCAGTGTCTGCAACTGCGGCACTTGGAGCCCCGGAGGGCGCTGTCCCCACCTGGTCGCCTCCCTCGCCACCGTGAAAAAGGCGCTGGCGCCGGCCTCCTTCCCCATGCTGCAGCTCCCGCAGGACTACCTGGAACAGATCCGCAACCAACTGCTGGGCGTCCCTGCGCTGCGGATGGACGAACTGCACCACCGCCAGTCGGGGGAGGCGCGCTACGCGCTGGTCCTCGACCTGGAACTCGGCTCTCCCCGCCTGCGCCTGACCCATGACCTGATCCCCGCAGCCCTTTTCGATGCAGCGCTTCCTCCCTCGATCCGCGAGTTCCTGAGGTTGATGCAATCCTCCGCCTTGCGCGGCCGTTGCATCGAAGAGTTCATCACCCGCTTCCGCGGCAGATTCCCTATTCTTTACGCCTCCGCTGAAGGGGTCGTCCCCCTCCAGTTCGACCATTCAAGCGATCGTGCCGTTTTGCTGCAACTGGATCTGGAAGGAGACGAGATCGCCGCCAGCTTCTCGCTTGAGGACGGCTCCGCGCCGGATCCGGATTCCTTCGTGCACCAGGGATACTATTTCGACCTCGGCCGCAGGCTGGTGCAGCGGGTGGACGACGCCGGCCTCGTTTTCTACCACTCCCTCTTCGCGCGGGTCGAAGAGGCCATGGGGGTGGCGCCGGCGCGCCACGGGAGCGGATTCCGCTTCCCCGCCCCGCTCTTCAACTCGCTGCAGTTGGATCTGGGCGAGTCGCAGCAGGGGAAGGGGGGCGCCGCCCTGTCGATCTCCGGGGTCCCGGAGCAGCCTCGGCTGGTCCAGCCGCGCTACCGCCTTGATATCGTTGAGCTTGCCGACCCGGTTCCGGTCGTGGCCCAGGGGGTGACCGACGGCGTCATCTTCGGTTTGTCCCCGGTTAGCTTCAAATTCTTCAGCACCCGGGGGCGCGCTACGTTGCCGCAGACCCTCAAGGCGAAAAAACGGGTCATCTCCGTGATCAGGGCCTGTTTCGCCGCTCTTTCGGCAGGGAGCACGGCCGAACGGGAGAGGGTGGTCAGGCAGGCGCTGGACACGCCGGAATTTTTCAAGCGCGGGGTCCGTTCAGAGGCGCGCGCCGCTGTTACCTCCTTCTGCGAGGCGGCCCTCGCCCATGGCGTGGTGCTGCAATTGTCGCAGCAAGGGGAGTGGCTGGCCGTAGAGGTGGACGGGAGACAGCAGGGGCGGCTTTTGCAAATCGCCTGCGACTTTTTCGGCTGCGAGATTTTCTGGCAGGCGGAGCGGCCGGGGGAGATGACGCTTGCGAGAAAGGAGCTGATGAAGAATCTCTCCCGCTTCTGCGACGCCCTCTCCGCGGAGGGGTTCTCGCTCGCCATCGGGGGGGAGGAACTGCAGGCCGTTTCCTGGTCTTTCACGCTGGACGCCACCCGCTCCAGCATCGACTGGTTCGAACTGCGGCCGGAGATCAGCTGCGACGGCGAGACGGTGGACGACGCCGAGCTTGTCCGCGCCCTTCAGGGGGGCGGGATCTTCCGGCGCGGCAACGAGATGGTGATCCTGGACGAGTTGAGCAGCAACACCCTTTCGCTCTTCGGCGCGGCGACGAAGAGGGAGGTGGTCCGAGTGCCGCGCCTGCAGATCCTCGACTGGATCACACTCAGGCGCAGCGGGGTCCGGATCCTTCTTTCCCCCGAGGACGAGCGGATCTTCGAGAGCCTGACCCGTTTCGAGAGCATCCCCAAGCGCCAGGCTCCGGCGAGGCTTTTGGCGACGCTCAGGAACTATCAGCTGGAAGGGTACAGCTGGCTCGCCTTTCTCTACGAGCACCGTTTCGGGGCCTGCCTCGCCGACGACATGGGGCTGGGAAAGACCATCCAGGCCATCGCCCTTCTGGCGGGGATAGCCGAGGGGGATATCCCCTGCGAGCTTCCGACCGGGACGCCGCACCTGGTGGTGGTACCGCCGACCCTCATCTTCAACTGGGAGAACGAGCTGCAGCGCTTTTACCCCGCGCTCAAGGTCGGGGTCTACCGCGGGCAGGGGCGCAGCGCCGAGTTCGCCGGGCTGGACCTGGTGCTTACCAGCTACGGCGTGGTGCAGCGCGATATCGAACAGCTCAGGGAGATCCCGTTCAACGTCATCGTCTTCGACGAGGCTCAGTCGGTGAAGAACATACACGCGGAGACCACCGGCGCCGTGCGCAGGCTCTCCGGAAGGTTCAAGCTCACCCTCACCGGCACTCCGGTCGAGAACCACCTAGGTGAATACTTCTCGGTCATGGACCTGGCGCTTCCCGGGCTTTTAGGCCCCTACGAGCAGTTCCGCAAGGAGATGGGGCGGGAAGGGGGGGACTTCATGGAGAAGCTGATCCGGCGCACCCACCCCTTCATCCTGAGACGGTCGAAGGACATGATCGCCGACGAGCTCCCCCCCAAGGTGGAGACCGACATCTACCTGGAGATGAGCACGAGGCAAAAGGCGCTCTACGCCCGCACCGTCGCCCAGGTGCGGGAAACGGTGGCGCTGGCCTACAGTTCAAAAAGCCCCGGGCAGGCGCGCATCATCGCCCTCACCGCCATCTTGAAGCTGCGCCAGATCTGCCTGAGCTCGAAGCTCATCCTGCCCCAGGCCCCGGACCGTTCCCCAAAGATCGACTTCCTGGTGGACCAGCTGATGGAGCTCTTCGCCGAGGGGCACAGCGTCCTGGTCTTCTCGCAGTTCACCTCGTTTTTGGACATCGTGGAGCAGGGGCTTTCCCAGCACGGCATCGGCTTTTCCAGGTTGGACGGTTCGACCCCGGTCTCGCGCAGGAAGGAGATGGTGCAGAGGTTCCAGGAGTCGGCAGAGCCCGGAGTATTCCTGCTGAGCCTGAAGGCGGGCGGTCGCGGCCTCAACCTGACCCGCGCCTCCTACGTCTTCCACCTGGATCCCTGGTGGAACCCCGCGGTGGAAAGCCAGGCTTCCGACCGCGCGCACCGGATCGGGCAGCAGCGGCAGGTGACCATCACCAGGCTTTTGATGCGGCACAGCATCGAGGAGAAGATGATGGAGCTCAAGAAAAGGAAGCTGAAGCTGTACCGGGCCCTTCTGGAGGAGGCCGAGCACGAGGGGGGCAACGCCATCAGCCGCGAGGATTTCGAATACCTGCTGGGGTAG
- the nudC gene encoding NAD(+) diphosphatase translates to MSYPETINLPFNAEIIKSRFTQIKPSGAAEAGHGHLVLLQGETLVLEGEGLFRGELPIELAADGAPLLFGTWDGDPVRVYTLPKSQVLPAGLQAVHWTALPDDLATLYGLARQILYWEKLSRHCSRCGSSDMERIFPTWGKRCSGCGHEHYPHIHPCVIVLVKRGDEFLLVRKPEWAAGRFSLVAGFVDFGESLEECVVREVQEETGLTVGDIRYIGSQNWPFPSQLMAGFVASYKSGDLKIDGDELEEGGVVQPGSHARFASSQPQHRALHHRPFCVRSGCLKKSLKYFRPDPIAFY, encoded by the coding sequence ATGTCCTATCCGGAAACGATCAACCTTCCTTTCAACGCCGAAATCATCAAGTCGAGATTCACGCAGATAAAGCCGAGCGGCGCAGCCGAGGCCGGCCACGGGCACCTGGTGCTGCTGCAGGGGGAGACACTGGTCCTGGAGGGGGAGGGGCTCTTCCGCGGCGAGCTTCCCATTGAGCTCGCCGCCGACGGGGCGCCGCTTCTCTTCGGCACCTGGGATGGGGATCCTGTCCGGGTTTACACCCTGCCCAAGTCTCAGGTGCTCCCAGCCGGGCTCCAGGCGGTGCACTGGACCGCGCTTCCCGACGATCTCGCCACGCTCTACGGCCTCGCCCGCCAGATCCTCTACTGGGAGAAGCTCAGCCGCCACTGCTCTCGCTGCGGCTCTAGCGACATGGAACGCATCTTTCCCACCTGGGGCAAGCGCTGCTCCGGCTGCGGCCACGAGCACTACCCTCATATCCACCCCTGCGTCATCGTCCTCGTTAAACGCGGCGACGAGTTCCTCCTGGTGCGCAAACCCGAGTGGGCCGCCGGGCGCTTCAGCCTGGTTGCCGGTTTCGTCGACTTCGGCGAGTCGCTCGAGGAGTGCGTGGTCAGGGAGGTACAGGAGGAAACGGGCCTTACCGTGGGCGACATCCGCTACATCGGGAGCCAGAACTGGCCTTTCCCCAGCCAGTTGATGGCGGGCTTCGTCGCCAGCTATAAGTCCGGCGACCTGAAGATCGACGGCGACGAGCTAGAGGAGGGGGGGGTGGTTCAGCCGGGATCGCATGCCCGATTCGCTTCCTCCCAGCCGCAGCATCGCGCGCTTCATCATCGACCGTTTTGCGTTAGGAGCGGGTGCTTAAAAAAATCATTAAAGTATTTTCGACCCGATCCGATAGCTTTTTATTAG
- a CDS encoding agmatine deiminase family protein gives MEDTRRLPAEWEPQDGVLLAWPHEDSDWAPYLDAVEPVFAEIVTQISRFETAVVAAADPDLVREKLAACGANLERVRIHQLDTNDTWARDFGPITVEDHGALRLLNFGFNGWGLKFPSDLDNRINKRLQGLGVWGAPLDTVGLILEGGSIESDGQGTILSTEECLMNDNRNPHLTRIELEEELHGLFGSNRFLWLANGYLAGDDTDSHVDTLARLCPDDTIAYVRCDDPDDEHYPALTAMEQEILSFRTRDGLPYRAIPLPWPAARFDEDGERLPATYANFLVVNGAVLVPTYRDEKDAAALAAVGEAFPGREIVGIDCLPLILQHGSLHCVTMQLPKGSLKK, from the coding sequence TTGGAAGACACCAGAAGATTGCCGGCAGAATGGGAACCGCAGGACGGGGTGCTCCTCGCCTGGCCGCACGAAGACAGCGACTGGGCGCCGTACCTGGATGCGGTGGAGCCGGTTTTCGCAGAGATAGTGACGCAGATAAGCCGTTTCGAGACCGCCGTCGTTGCGGCCGCCGACCCCGACCTTGTACGGGAAAAGCTCGCCGCCTGCGGCGCAAACCTGGAAAGGGTCCGGATCCACCAGCTGGACACCAACGACACCTGGGCCCGGGACTTCGGCCCGATCACCGTCGAGGATCATGGCGCGCTCAGGCTGCTCAACTTCGGTTTCAACGGCTGGGGCCTCAAGTTCCCCTCCGACCTGGACAACAGGATCAACAAGCGGCTCCAGGGGCTGGGGGTTTGGGGGGCGCCGCTCGACACGGTCGGGCTCATCCTCGAAGGGGGGAGCATCGAGAGCGACGGCCAGGGCACCATCCTCAGCACCGAAGAGTGCCTGATGAACGACAACCGGAACCCGCACTTGACCCGCATCGAACTGGAGGAGGAATTGCACGGGCTTTTCGGCAGCAACCGTTTCCTCTGGCTCGCCAACGGCTACCTGGCCGGCGACGACACCGATTCGCACGTGGACACGCTGGCCCGGCTCTGCCCGGACGACACCATCGCCTACGTACGCTGCGACGACCCGGATGACGAGCACTACCCCGCGCTTACGGCGATGGAGCAGGAGATCCTCTCCTTCCGCACCCGCGACGGCCTGCCGTACCGCGCCATCCCCCTCCCCTGGCCCGCCGCCAGGTTCGATGAAGACGGCGAGCGCCTTCCGGCTACCTACGCCAACTTCCTGGTGGTAAACGGCGCCGTGCTGGTACCGACCTACCGGGATGAAAAAGACGCCGCCGCGCTTGCCGCCGTCGGGGAAGCGTTCCCCGGGCGCGAGATCGTCGGCATAGACTGCCTGCCGCTCATACTGCAGCACGGCTCGCTGCACTGCGTCACCATGCAGCTCCCCAAGGGAAGCCTGAAGAAATAG
- a CDS encoding carbon-nitrogen hydrolase, producing MQKLKVALVQQALRPDREKMVAATSAQIREAAAQGAKLVLLQELHTGSYFCQTEDTACFDLAESIPGPSTDHFGALARELGVVIVTSLFEKRAPGLYHNTAVVIEKDGSIAGKYRKMHIPDDPAFYEKFYFTPGDLGFEPVQTSVGKLGVLVCWDQWYPEAARLMALAGADLLIYPTAIGWDPRDEEAEQQRQLDAWVTIQRSHAVANGIPVVSVNRVGFEEDPSGAGAGIKFWGSSFAAGPQGELLARGGEEEELLVVDLDLRRSENVRRIWPFLRDRRIDAYQDLVKRYRD from the coding sequence ATGCAGAAACTGAAAGTAGCTCTGGTCCAGCAGGCGCTCCGCCCGGACCGCGAGAAGATGGTAGCCGCCACCTCCGCCCAGATCCGCGAGGCTGCAGCCCAAGGGGCAAAACTGGTGCTGCTGCAGGAACTCCACACCGGCAGTTATTTCTGCCAGACCGAGGATACCGCCTGCTTCGACCTGGCCGAGTCCATACCCGGCCCCTCCACCGACCATTTCGGGGCCTTGGCCCGCGAGCTTGGCGTGGTGATCGTCACCTCCCTGTTCGAAAAACGCGCCCCCGGGCTTTACCACAACACCGCAGTCGTGATCGAGAAGGACGGGAGCATCGCCGGGAAGTACCGCAAGATGCACATCCCCGATGACCCGGCGTTCTACGAGAAGTTCTACTTCACCCCCGGCGATCTCGGCTTCGAGCCGGTGCAGACCTCGGTGGGCAAGCTCGGCGTCTTGGTCTGCTGGGACCAGTGGTACCCGGAAGCGGCGAGGCTTATGGCCTTGGCCGGTGCGGATCTCCTTATCTACCCCACCGCCATCGGCTGGGACCCGAGGGACGAGGAGGCCGAGCAGCAAAGGCAGCTCGACGCCTGGGTCACCATCCAGCGCTCCCATGCCGTCGCAAACGGCATACCGGTAGTCAGCGTGAACCGGGTCGGTTTCGAGGAAGACCCAAGCGGCGCCGGCGCCGGGATCAAGTTCTGGGGCTCCAGTTTCGCTGCCGGCCCGCAAGGTGAACTGCTCGCGCGCGGCGGCGAGGAGGAAGAGCTCCTGGTCGTGGACCTGGATCTGCGCCGCAGCGAAAACGTGCGCCGCATCTGGCCCTTCCTGCGCGACAGGAGGATCGACGCCTACCAGGACCTGGTCAAGCGCTACCGGGATTAA